Proteins encoded within one genomic window of bacterium:
- a CDS encoding M48 family metallopeptidase, producing the protein MSEGSLYLSIIVVILLAEYALSTISTFLNLKRLTPKLPGEMEGVYDAESYAKSQEYTRTNSRFSLIESTILLPLTLAFLLLGGFNWIDQFLRGFGFTQLPTGLLFFAMLFILSTALGLPFSIYRTFVIEEKFGFNRTTPKVFVIDLLKSILVTIVIGGILLTLVLWLFQAFGTFAWLYVWLSIIVVTLFMMFIAPVTIMPLFNKFAPLPEGELKSSIESFAKQQSFKLQGIYSMDGSRRSSKGNAYFTGFGKFRRIVLFDTIIANHTLSELVAILAHEIGHYKRHHIWKRVTISFLTIGLWCWLCTFFLANEGLFAAFRMEELSVYAGLVFFAMLFSPIQTLLGILTNALARKHEFEADAFAAKTTASPESMVLALKKLSVKNLSNLTPHPLVVMLHYDHPPTLERIAALRRIVV; encoded by the coding sequence GTGAGTGAAGGATCACTTTACCTAAGTATTATTGTCGTAATCCTACTCGCTGAGTATGCCCTCAGTACGATTTCGACTTTCCTCAACTTAAAGCGGTTAACACCAAAGCTCCCCGGAGAAATGGAGGGGGTTTACGACGCGGAAAGTTATGCGAAGAGCCAAGAATACACCCGTACGAATAGCCGCTTTTCCCTCATCGAGTCGACGATTCTCCTTCCGTTAACCCTCGCATTCCTGTTACTGGGTGGCTTTAACTGGATCGATCAATTTTTGCGGGGTTTCGGATTCACCCAGCTCCCAACAGGATTACTCTTTTTTGCGATGCTGTTTATTCTCTCCACGGCGCTGGGTCTCCCGTTTTCGATCTACCGCACGTTTGTTATTGAAGAGAAATTTGGTTTCAACCGCACAACTCCGAAAGTCTTTGTTATCGATTTACTCAAAAGCATTCTCGTGACCATTGTGATCGGTGGTATCCTGCTAACCCTTGTCCTCTGGCTGTTCCAAGCTTTTGGTACTTTTGCGTGGCTCTATGTTTGGCTTTCGATTATCGTAGTAACGCTGTTCATGATGTTCATCGCACCGGTCACGATAATGCCGCTCTTCAATAAGTTCGCACCGCTCCCTGAGGGGGAATTGAAATCGTCGATTGAATCTTTTGCTAAACAACAATCCTTCAAGCTGCAAGGCATTTACTCGATGGATGGCTCGCGCCGTTCCAGTAAGGGGAATGCGTATTTCACTGGGTTCGGAAAATTTCGTCGGATCGTTTTATTCGATACGATTATCGCGAATCACACCCTCAGTGAGTTGGTCGCTATTCTCGCTCATGAGATTGGACACTACAAGCGCCATCATATATGGAAAAGAGTGACGATTTCGTTTCTCACAATTGGGCTTTGGTGTTGGCTTTGTACGTTCTTTCTGGCAAACGAAGGGCTCTTTGCGGCATTTCGGATGGAAGAACTATCGGTCTATGCGGGTTTGGTGTTTTTCGCGATGCTCTTCTCTCCAATACAAACCTTACTCGGAATTTTAACCAATGCGCTCGCGAGGAAACACGAATTCGAAGCAGACGCGTTTGCCGCGAAGACTACCGCAAGTCCCGAATCGATGGTGCTCGCACTCAAAAAACTCTCAGTGAAAAACCTCTCGAACCTCACGCCACACCCGTTGGTAGTAATGCTCCATTACGATCATCCACCAACGCTCGAACGGATTGCAGCGCTGCGGAGAATTGTTGTGTAG
- a CDS encoding T9SS type A sorting domain-containing protein: protein MNRTGLFIAILLITVTSLFAIPPMPAPRGAGTVVMSNDTIYYLGGSNDWNGSTCYRSIFRFDGTTWDSLPTQIPDVNTWGITSVIVNDTIYLLDGWRGGQGTIRSYAIRTQSWTTNYPSSGNTLSWGPTTQLIGRFIYNFNGYGQVFRFSLDSLTWSSRTSAIGTPIFDGYLGSVTWNGEIYLLGYQHVNSFQKYNPTTDIWTLLSPPVVEDDTLTLEAASLAVLNERIYVGAAVRDGGSSNTEMDSLIYSYNPLTDVWQVDSVRMPSLRAWSATTMYGGGWYVFGGLTGPNQNSAIDSVTQIVPYGFTSIGNRSAILPASYRVSVYPNPFNSVLRIKIPGNHSAQLRIVNVNGQLVEHFSTIGEPASQTSITWKPNSLSTGTYFLQTDIAGEQVITPIMYLK from the coding sequence ATGAACCGTACTGGCTTGTTCATTGCTATCTTGCTGATCACTGTAACGTCACTTTTCGCTATCCCACCGATGCCAGCTCCTCGTGGAGCGGGAACTGTTGTTATGAGCAATGACACGATTTACTACCTCGGTGGATCGAACGACTGGAATGGTTCAACCTGCTATCGTTCGATTTTCCGCTTTGATGGCACGACTTGGGATTCTTTACCCACCCAAATCCCCGATGTGAACACTTGGGGTATAACTTCAGTCATCGTGAATGATACAATCTATTTATTAGATGGCTGGCGAGGTGGACAAGGTACAATCCGAAGTTATGCAATCCGTACTCAAAGTTGGACGACGAATTATCCCTCAAGTGGAAATACTCTATCGTGGGGTCCTACGACCCAACTTATTGGACGTTTCATCTACAATTTCAACGGGTACGGGCAGGTGTTTCGTTTTTCGTTGGATTCATTGACTTGGAGTTCACGGACTTCTGCGATTGGCACACCGATATTTGATGGATATCTCGGTTCGGTGACTTGGAATGGCGAGATTTACCTCCTCGGTTATCAGCATGTGAACTCATTTCAAAAGTACAATCCAACAACTGACATTTGGACCTTACTTAGCCCACCGGTAGTAGAAGACGATACGTTGACATTGGAAGCAGCATCGCTGGCTGTACTCAATGAGCGAATCTATGTTGGCGCAGCAGTGAGGGACGGTGGTTCGTCTAACACCGAAATGGACTCCCTTATCTACTCATACAATCCGTTAACTGACGTTTGGCAGGTTGACTCAGTCAGGATGCCGAGTTTACGGGCATGGTCAGCTACTACGATGTATGGCGGTGGCTGGTATGTATTTGGTGGATTAACGGGTCCGAATCAAAACAGTGCAATTGATAGTGTGACTCAGATCGTTCCCTATGGTTTTACCTCAATCGGTAATCGCAGTGCAATCCTCCCAGCGTCATACCGTGTCTCAGTGTATCCGAATCCTTTCAACTCTGTGTTGCGAATCAAGATTCCCGGAAATCATTCGGCACAATTGAGGATAGTGAATGTAAACGGTCAACTCGTCGAGCATTTTTCAACTATTGGAGAACCAGCTTCTCAAACATCAATAACATGGAAGCCCAATTCGCTTTCCACAGGTACGTACTTTCTACAAACTGATATTGCCGGTGAGCAAGTAATCACACCGATTATGTATCTAAAGTAG
- a CDS encoding TlpA family protein disulfide reductase, which produces MLSKIRYPILIAFLALASFAFATDLTLDAFSKNLAEKPSMEARKAYCSEVIQTYNSPDLWRNAIEQWKQIDSSSATKWLAEMLAKEPTSAKYQYLSGRWERNLLSRAAIARRVVKAVPDADYGYRLLLSSYSSLIDGSAPAELKKEFEKWLTMDEPLLEKYPVLVTETSEESMKQLFSFYLFRGRFDDAKKLLTTARDSKQRWASVNQEAILLARQGKFYEAKKLLEEDTDKIVEAQKLSEKEREEYIVERYTGALRQVKAYDKIVDYLKSLPKYEENSMLLYMLAFYQALANLPDDAFATLEVIAQQGSMSADQVKSDEDFTSIHSDPRWEPMLKKLAEGWSRKAEDRRTAVLAEKIDRTPPTWALADSKGDTIRLADLRGNVVILDFWATWCGPCRMAMPVLDEFMKKRMPKGVKVFSINVWENDRPKATKFIKDNNYSMKLVFGSDEPAKAYGITGIPYLCVIDKEGKLRFEEKGYSDALKEKLDWWAADLLK; this is translated from the coding sequence ATGCTATCCAAAATCCGCTATCCAATACTAATCGCTTTTCTCGCACTTGCTTCTTTTGCATTCGCTACCGATTTAACCCTTGATGCTTTTTCGAAGAACCTCGCCGAGAAACCATCGATGGAGGCTCGGAAGGCATACTGTAGTGAAGTAATTCAAACCTACAATTCCCCAGATTTATGGCGAAATGCCATCGAACAATGGAAGCAAATCGACTCCAGCAGCGCTACGAAGTGGCTTGCCGAAATGCTCGCAAAAGAACCAACCAGCGCGAAGTACCAATATCTCTCTGGTCGCTGGGAGAGGAATCTGTTATCGCGGGCTGCGATTGCTCGGCGAGTAGTAAAAGCGGTACCCGACGCCGATTATGGTTACCGACTCCTACTTTCCTCCTACTCTTCGTTAATCGATGGTTCTGCTCCCGCCGAATTGAAGAAGGAATTCGAGAAGTGGCTGACGATGGATGAGCCACTCCTTGAGAAGTATCCGGTGTTGGTAACCGAAACCTCGGAAGAATCGATGAAACAGCTTTTTTCATTCTATCTCTTCCGCGGCAGGTTCGATGATGCGAAAAAGCTGCTCACAACCGCTCGCGATAGCAAGCAACGATGGGCAAGCGTGAACCAGGAAGCGATTTTACTCGCGCGGCAAGGAAAGTTCTACGAGGCGAAAAAACTACTCGAAGAGGACACCGATAAAATCGTCGAAGCGCAAAAGCTAAGTGAAAAGGAGCGCGAAGAGTACATCGTGGAACGTTACACCGGCGCCCTGCGGCAGGTAAAAGCCTACGACAAAATCGTCGACTACTTGAAATCGCTCCCGAAGTACGAAGAAAACTCCATGTTGCTGTACATGCTGGCGTTTTACCAAGCATTGGCGAATCTCCCGGATGACGCATTCGCAACTCTTGAAGTGATCGCACAGCAAGGTTCGATGTCGGCTGATCAGGTGAAAAGCGATGAAGATTTCACCTCTATACACTCGGATCCTCGTTGGGAACCGATGCTCAAGAAGCTCGCCGAGGGGTGGTCGCGGAAAGCTGAGGATCGCAGGACTGCCGTATTAGCCGAAAAAATCGACCGGACTCCTCCCACCTGGGCGCTCGCCGATAGCAAGGGGGATACCATCCGGTTGGCAGATTTACGGGGAAACGTTGTGATTCTTGACTTCTGGGCGACGTGGTGTGGTCCCTGTCGAATGGCAATGCCGGTGCTCGATGAGTTCATGAAGAAACGGATGCCAAAGGGAGTAAAAGTCTTTTCCATCAACGTCTGGGAGAACGACCGTCCGAAAGCGACGAAATTCATTAAAGACAATAACTACTCGATGAAGCTCGTGTTTGGGAGCGACGAACCGGCGAAAGCCTACGGCATCACCGGTATCCCTTACCTTTGCGTTATCGATAAGGAAGGAAAACTTCGGTTCGAGGAAAAAGGTTATAGCGACGCCTTAAAAGAGAAACTCGATTGGTGGGCGGCTGATCTCCTGAAGTAA
- a CDS encoding bifunctional DNA-formamidopyrimidine glycosylase/DNA-(apurinic or apyrimidinic site) lyase produces the protein MPELPEVESIRRKLEPHLLGKRISAVEILLPRQIATPSPRIFTKKLLDKRIVALLRIGKYLFFQLEPSGFFHVHLRMTGHLEYGLQQPDYTRFVLQFAKTRN, from the coding sequence ATGCCAGAACTTCCCGAAGTAGAATCGATCCGTCGGAAACTCGAACCGCATCTCCTCGGGAAACGGATTTCTGCGGTTGAAATTCTCTTACCCCGACAAATCGCAACACCTTCGCCGCGAATCTTTACTAAGAAACTCCTCGATAAACGGATCGTTGCTCTGTTGCGAATCGGGAAATACCTCTTCTTCCAACTGGAACCTTCCGGTTTTTTTCATGTTCATCTTCGGATGACCGGACACCTCGAATATGGTTTACAACAACCGGATTACACGCGCTTCGTTCTCCAATTTGCCAAAACCCGAAAT